In Streptomyces sp. SID8374, one genomic interval encodes:
- a CDS encoding TetR/AcrR family transcriptional regulator: protein MTTERGTRRRAPAGAAVLREDVTDAIRAAVFEELAAVGFARMSIEGIARRAGVGKTAVYRRWKSKLALVLDLVAAVAAQGMPAPATGSLYGDVRAVLELAAYALRHPVASQVIPDLLVEAARNPEISEAIKAALLDQQQGVAAVVVREAVARGELPEGSDPDRALDLIVGPLYWRLVVVRGELPKGYLDDLAASAVAALRNGA from the coding sequence ATGACCACCGAACGGGGAACCCGCCGCCGCGCCCCCGCAGGCGCCGCCGTCCTGCGCGAGGACGTCACCGACGCCATCCGCGCGGCCGTCTTCGAGGAGCTGGCCGCGGTGGGGTTCGCCCGGATGTCCATCGAGGGCATCGCGCGGCGCGCCGGGGTCGGCAAGACCGCCGTCTACCGCCGCTGGAAGTCCAAGCTCGCCCTCGTCCTCGACCTGGTCGCGGCCGTCGCCGCGCAGGGCATGCCCGCACCGGCCACCGGTTCGCTCTACGGGGATGTGCGCGCCGTCCTCGAACTCGCCGCCTACGCCCTGCGCCACCCGGTCGCCTCGCAGGTCATCCCGGACCTGCTGGTGGAGGCGGCCCGCAACCCGGAGATCTCCGAGGCGATCAAGGCCGCCCTCCTCGACCAGCAGCAGGGCGTCGCCGCCGTGGTGGTGCGGGAGGCGGTGGCCCGGGGGGAGCTGCCGGAGGGGAGCGATCCGGACCGGGCCCTCGACCTGATCGTGGGGCCGCTGTACTGGCGGCTCGTCGTGGTCCGTGGCGAGCTGCCCAAGGGCTACCTCGACGACCTGGCCGCCTCAGCGGTCGCCGCGCTGCGCAACGGCGCCTGA
- a CDS encoding methyltransferase domain-containing protein, which yields MHRSAYEQMELCIKEYLPVEGPGEGAAPGRYRVVDLGSRISGKQTRTHRALLAGHSIDYFGVDVQDGPNVDAVMKKPYRIPARSNSADVVLSGQAFEHIPFFWASMLEIARVLKPGGHAFITAPSRGHVHDAQDCWRYYPDGFRALAAHSRLELREAYTDFPPQKGIWHDYRAIDRKAAYWGDSVGVFRKPQRYPRLTMFAVRELAVWWANRVGGVDSVPLPEPVAGREQCGRAKSVPAQTTEPAPALEQNPPRSMAG from the coding sequence ATGCACCGGTCCGCCTACGAACAGATGGAACTCTGCATCAAGGAGTACCTGCCGGTCGAAGGGCCGGGCGAAGGGGCCGCGCCCGGCAGATACCGGGTCGTCGACCTCGGCTCCCGTATCTCCGGCAAGCAGACCCGCACCCACCGGGCGCTCCTCGCCGGGCACTCCATCGACTACTTCGGCGTCGATGTGCAGGACGGGCCCAACGTGGACGCGGTCATGAAGAAGCCGTACCGCATCCCCGCCCGCTCCAACAGCGCCGATGTCGTGCTCTCCGGGCAGGCGTTCGAGCACATCCCGTTCTTCTGGGCCTCCATGCTGGAGATCGCCCGGGTGCTGAAGCCGGGCGGCCACGCCTTCATCACCGCACCCTCGCGCGGCCATGTCCACGATGCGCAGGACTGCTGGCGCTACTACCCGGACGGGTTCCGCGCCCTGGCTGCTCACTCCCGGCTCGAACTCCGCGAGGCCTACACGGACTTCCCGCCGCAGAAGGGCATCTGGCACGACTACCGGGCCATCGACAGGAAGGCCGCCTACTGGGGCGACTCCGTCGGCGTCTTCCGCAAGCCGCAGCGCTACCCCCGGCTGACCATGTTCGCCGTAAGGGAGTTGGCGGTCTGGTGGGCGAACCGGGTCGGCGGCGTCGACTCCGTCCCGCTGCCCGAGCCCGTCGCGGGGCGCGAGCAGTGCGGGCGCGCGAAGTCCGTGCCCGCGCAGACGACGGAGCCGGCGCCCGCACTCGAACAGAATCCGCCCCGATCAATGGCAGGTTGA
- a CDS encoding TylF/MycF/NovP-related O-methyltransferase, whose amino-acid sequence MRHKPRVLSRSMAWRNAVNGVLQQLTGYQLRRVTVPAARTAPAESLAASTPAPAPPKPEAKEAAAKKSRAKKPSSAFPEDYDDEARDIIRAVKPYSMTSPERLNAFILATRYIARHDIPGDIVECGVWRGGSMQACARTLLSVGETERELYLFDTYEGMTPPTAEDLRRDGRPAQELLDAQGKDRPIWAVASLEDVQAGFENVPYPKERVHYVRGRVEDTVPEQAPEQIAILRLDTDWYASTKHELEHLYSRLVSGGVLLIDDYGYWQGSRQAVDEFLDKTGERLLLLRMDEGRIAVKP is encoded by the coding sequence ATGCGCCACAAACCGCGCGTACTGTCCCGGTCCATGGCTTGGCGCAACGCCGTCAACGGCGTCCTTCAGCAGCTCACCGGATACCAGCTCAGGCGCGTGACGGTGCCCGCCGCCCGTACGGCCCCGGCCGAATCCCTCGCGGCCTCGACCCCCGCCCCGGCGCCCCCGAAGCCGGAGGCGAAGGAGGCCGCGGCCAAGAAGTCCCGGGCGAAGAAGCCCTCCTCGGCCTTCCCGGAGGACTACGACGACGAGGCCAGGGACATCATCCGGGCGGTCAAGCCGTACTCGATGACCTCACCGGAGCGGCTCAACGCCTTCATCCTCGCCACCCGGTACATCGCCCGGCACGACATCCCGGGTGACATCGTCGAGTGCGGGGTCTGGCGCGGCGGCTCCATGCAGGCCTGCGCCCGGACCCTGCTCTCCGTCGGGGAGACCGAGCGCGAGCTGTACCTCTTCGACACGTACGAGGGCATGACCCCGCCCACCGCCGAGGACCTGCGGCGCGACGGCCGCCCGGCGCAGGAACTGCTGGACGCCCAGGGCAAGGACCGGCCGATCTGGGCGGTCGCCTCGCTGGAGGACGTCCAGGCCGGGTTCGAGAACGTCCCGTACCCGAAGGAGCGCGTCCACTACGTGCGGGGGCGGGTCGAGGACACGGTCCCCGAGCAGGCGCCCGAGCAGATCGCGATCCTGCGCCTGGACACCGACTGGTACGCCTCCACCAAGCACGAGCTGGAGCACCTCTACTCCCGGCTGGTCAGCGGCGGTGTGCTGCTGATCGACGACTACGGCTACTGGCAGGGGTCGCGGCAGGCCGTCGACGAGTTCCTCGACAAGACCGGCGAGCGGCTGTTGCTGCTGCGCATGGACGAGGGCCGGATCGCCGTCAAGCCCTGA
- a CDS encoding CDP-glycerol glycerophosphotransferase family protein codes for MPPRPTRASVKRFVRRQVMRAAYRTDLHRPLDPNLAVYGAYWNRGVACNPAAIHAKARQLAPHIRGVWAVSSRHRDRMPPGVPYVIEGSRPYWRAMATATYLVNNSSFPGGFTKRPGQRYLQTHHGTPLKTMGLDQRAYPALARKADFAKILAHVGQWDFSLSANPHSTEIWDRVYPAPSDGPAYEHLDLGYPRNDVYFTATAEDIARIRAELGIREGRTALLYAPTHRDYREGFVPDLDPEHLARELGPDYVVLVRAHYFYGRSAGLASAPTGRVLDVTAHPRIEELCLAADALITDYSSLTFDYACLDRPIVVHAPDWDAYRTTRGTYFDLLSGRPGDTPGTVTTTSDELVEAFRTGEWRSPASAALRTAFRERFCPYDDGHAAERIVRRFFGVPFAPRGR; via the coding sequence ATGCCCCCCAGGCCCACCAGAGCATCCGTGAAGCGGTTCGTCCGCAGGCAGGTCATGCGGGCCGCCTACCGCACCGACCTCCACCGCCCCCTCGACCCGAACCTCGCGGTCTACGGGGCCTACTGGAACCGGGGCGTGGCCTGCAATCCCGCCGCCATCCACGCCAAGGCCCGCCAACTCGCCCCGCACATCAGGGGCGTGTGGGCCGTCTCCTCCCGGCACCGCGACCGGATGCCCCCGGGTGTGCCGTACGTCATCGAGGGCTCGCGCCCCTACTGGCGGGCGATGGCCACCGCCACGTACCTGGTCAACAACTCCAGCTTCCCCGGCGGCTTCACCAAGCGCCCCGGCCAGCGCTACCTCCAGACCCACCACGGCACCCCGCTCAAGACGATGGGCCTCGACCAGCGCGCCTACCCCGCCCTCGCCCGGAAGGCGGACTTCGCCAAGATCCTTGCGCACGTGGGGCAGTGGGACTTCAGCCTCTCCGCCAACCCGCACAGCACCGAGATCTGGGACCGCGTCTACCCGGCCCCCTCGGACGGACCGGCCTATGAACACCTCGACCTCGGCTACCCCCGTAACGACGTCTACTTCACCGCCACCGCCGAGGACATCGCCAGGATCCGCGCCGAACTCGGCATCCGCGAAGGCCGGACCGCCCTGCTCTACGCCCCGACCCACCGCGACTACCGCGAGGGCTTCGTGCCCGACCTCGACCCGGAACACCTAGCCCGCGAACTCGGCCCGGATTACGTGGTGTTGGTGCGGGCCCACTACTTCTACGGCAGGTCCGCCGGGCTGGCGAGTGCACCGACCGGCCGGGTCCTGGACGTCACCGCCCACCCCCGGATCGAAGAACTCTGCCTGGCCGCCGACGCGTTGATCACCGACTACTCGTCCCTGACCTTCGACTACGCCTGCCTGGACCGCCCGATCGTCGTCCACGCCCCCGACTGGGACGCCTACCGGACCACCCGCGGGACCTACTTCGACCTGCTCTCCGGCCGGCCCGGCGACACCCCGGGCACGGTCACCACCACCTCCGACGAGCTGGTCGAGGCGTTCCGTACGGGGGAGTGGCGCTCGCCCGCGTCGGCCGCGCTGCGCACCGCGTTCCGGGAGCGGTTCTGCCCGTACGACGACGGGCACGCGGCGGAACGGATCGTACGGCGGTTCTTCGGCGTCCCCTTTGCCCCACGCGGTCGTTGA
- a CDS encoding CDP-glycerol glycerophosphotransferase family protein translates to MKPPLLSVVIPVHNVEDYLEDCLRSVAQQSLDAIEVVMVDDGSTDGSPAIAEAFAARDGRFRLVRQKNAGLSAARNTGVRHTTPAVPYLAFADSDDFVVHDAYERMVASLESTGSDLATGNVWRLTERGRQQAWQYRWLTATRPRTHITRDPRLLADRVAWNKVFRRSFWDGHAFAFPEGRLYEDTPVMIPAHYLAGSVDVLHEHVYYWRVREGSITRRRTDVTGVRDRIAACEQVSAFLGGREDGEQRRAYDASCLRDDFGYFLDGLPLGGEAYRAAFLEGAGAFVDRAGDGVLEGLPVELRIKWRLVRERRLEELLAVLAFERVNGVGTFAVEGLPGRRRAVYPGVRGASARLARTDVPAVARLVEARWEADGKLRLRGYAYLRNLPASSARQQLMVGMVRAEGARRVRTVPVRSVPAPEATVNSGQELHGYDHAGFEMVLDPDRLPATGDSGGWLVGLVVAARGTVRRVAVRALDAGADQPLVHDLGDGRRTVLDHLGGRLRVRVAPPGALVEASGGTEGGGALELSGRCFGGAAPAALLLMRDGEEERSFPVECGEGGADGGRGSAFTVRVPLDGLAAVPPAPHRAPPEVRAEGGARWRTRLLLADGTRTPLPAAPDLPPPACADAAGELVVDLGGLPVADAVERLEDGALRVSGTYGVACAASGAYGAASTAPGTYGVAPTAPGTYGVAPTASGAYGVASAASGTYGVASTAPGTYAPALSGPGAPAPTATASGPAPRLFLRHETLHETLPVTEVTVETHPTPRFYARIAPPLPEGRWGLHLDGRPVRVLASLAAHLPCGDSALALERRNGDRLTVLAAPALPVAERSGYNRRLLRSAHHRAGRTTLPLLDTVLYAGGAGGDSPRAVHAELVRRGAEAEHLWVTGTAPGRTTPVPPGARAVPVHSAAWYEALARSRWIVTDDHLPAWFERRPGQTVVQTWHGTPLGRFGTGLTETLYADHQHLATLAHRSAQWSVLVSPSRFATPLLRRSLAYEGDVLEAGSPANDVLCAPDRDKAAEEIRRTLGVPEDHRVVLYAPTYRDHLAHPPSAVPHSPDRTAPGPYRWDPALDLPALARSLGPGHTVLVRRHPRVTGSIAEGPGVLDVSRHPGAAELLLIADVLVTDYAGLMFDFALTGRPMLFHTYDLEHYRDTVRGFCLDFETRAPGPLLVTTDEVAQALRGLGALAARHADAYESFRRDHCDLDDGGAAGRVADRLLADLG, encoded by the coding sequence ATGAAGCCACCGCTCCTCAGCGTCGTCATCCCCGTCCACAACGTCGAGGACTACCTTGAGGACTGCCTGCGGTCGGTGGCGCAGCAGAGCCTCGACGCGATCGAGGTGGTGATGGTCGACGACGGTTCGACGGACGGCAGCCCGGCGATCGCGGAGGCGTTCGCCGCGCGGGACGGCCGCTTCCGGCTGGTGCGGCAGAAGAACGCCGGGCTGAGCGCGGCCCGCAACACCGGCGTCCGGCACACCACCCCGGCCGTCCCCTACCTGGCGTTCGCGGACAGCGACGACTTCGTCGTCCACGACGCGTACGAGCGGATGGTGGCCTCCCTGGAGTCGACCGGCTCCGATCTGGCGACCGGCAATGTGTGGCGGCTGACCGAACGGGGGCGGCAGCAGGCCTGGCAGTACCGCTGGCTGACCGCCACCCGCCCCCGCACCCACATCACCCGGGACCCGCGCCTGCTGGCCGACCGGGTGGCGTGGAACAAGGTGTTCCGGCGCTCCTTCTGGGACGGGCACGCCTTCGCCTTCCCCGAGGGGAGGCTGTACGAGGACACCCCGGTGATGATCCCCGCGCACTATCTGGCCGGGTCCGTGGACGTCCTGCACGAGCACGTCTACTACTGGCGGGTGCGGGAGGGTTCGATCACCCGGCGGCGTACGGATGTCACGGGTGTACGGGACCGGATCGCCGCGTGCGAGCAGGTCAGCGCGTTCCTGGGCGGGCGCGAGGACGGGGAGCAGCGGCGGGCGTACGACGCGTCCTGTCTGCGCGACGACTTCGGGTACTTCCTGGACGGGCTGCCGCTGGGCGGCGAGGCGTACCGGGCGGCGTTCCTGGAGGGCGCCGGGGCGTTCGTCGACCGGGCGGGGGACGGGGTGCTGGAGGGGCTGCCCGTGGAGCTGCGCATCAAGTGGCGGCTGGTGCGGGAGCGGCGGCTTGAGGAACTGCTGGCCGTCCTCGCCTTCGAACGGGTCAACGGGGTGGGGACGTTCGCGGTGGAGGGGCTGCCGGGGCGACGGCGTGCGGTGTACCCCGGCGTGCGCGGCGCGAGCGCCCGGCTCGCGCGCACCGACGTACCGGCGGTCGCACGGCTCGTGGAGGCGCGGTGGGAAGCGGACGGGAAGCTCCGGCTGCGCGGGTACGCGTATCTGCGCAACCTGCCCGCTTCCTCCGCCCGGCAGCAGCTCATGGTGGGGATGGTCCGGGCGGAGGGGGCCCGCCGGGTGCGGACGGTGCCGGTGCGGTCAGTGCCGGCTCCCGAGGCGACGGTGAACTCCGGGCAGGAGCTGCACGGTTACGACCACGCGGGCTTCGAGATGGTCCTCGACCCGGACCGGCTGCCCGCCACGGGGGACAGCGGCGGCTGGTTGGTCGGGCTGGTCGTCGCGGCGCGCGGGACGGTACGGCGGGTGGCGGTGCGCGCCCTGGACGCGGGGGCGGACCAGCCGCTGGTGCACGACCTGGGGGACGGGCGGCGGACGGTGCTGGACCACCTGGGCGGGCGGCTGCGGGTGCGGGTGGCGCCGCCGGGGGCGCTGGTGGAGGCGAGCGGCGGTACGGAGGGGGGCGGCGCGCTGGAGCTGTCGGGCCGGTGCTTCGGGGGCGCTGCGCCTGCGGCCCTTCTGCTGATGCGGGACGGGGAGGAGGAGCGTTCGTTCCCGGTGGAGTGCGGGGAGGGCGGGGCGGACGGGGGCCGTGGGTCGGCTTTCACCGTACGTGTCCCTCTCGACGGCCTCGCCGCCGTACCGCCCGCCCCGCACCGGGCCCCGCCCGAGGTCAGGGCGGAGGGCGGGGCGCGGTGGCGGACCCGGTTGCTGCTCGCCGACGGGACCCGCACCCCGCTGCCCGCCGCCCCGGACCTGCCGCCGCCCGCGTGCGCTGACGCGGCGGGGGAGCTGGTGGTGGACCTGGGCGGGCTGCCGGTGGCGGATGCGGTGGAGCGGCTGGAGGACGGGGCGCTGCGGGTCTCGGGGACGTACGGAGTGGCTTGCGCGGCTTCGGGGGCGTACGGAGCGGCCTCCACGGCTCCGGGGACGTACGGAGTGGCCCCTACGGCTCCGGGGACGTACGGAGTGGCCCCTACGGCTTCGGGGGCGTACGGGGTGGCTTCCGCCGCCTCGGGAACGTACGGAGTGGCCTCCACGGCTCCGGGGACGTACGCGCCGGCGCTTTCGGGGCCGGGCGCACCGGCCCCCACGGCAACGGCCTCCGGCCCCGCCCCCCGCCTCTTCCTCCGCCACGAGACCCTGCACGAGACGCTCCCCGTCACCGAGGTCACCGTCGAGACCCACCCCACCCCCCGCTTCTACGCGCGGATCGCCCCGCCCCTCCCCGAGGGCCGCTGGGGTCTCCACCTCGACGGTCGCCCCGTCCGCGTCCTCGCCTCGCTCGCCGCGCACCTCCCCTGCGGCGACTCCGCCCTCGCCCTGGAGCGGCGCAACGGCGACCGGCTGACCGTCCTGGCGGCTCCGGCGCTCCCGGTCGCCGAGCGGAGCGGGTACAACAGACGGCTTCTGCGCTCCGCGCACCACCGCGCCGGGCGCACCACCCTCCCGCTCCTGGACACCGTCCTCTACGCGGGCGGCGCGGGCGGTGACTCCCCGCGCGCCGTGCACGCCGAGCTCGTGCGCCGGGGTGCGGAGGCCGAGCACCTGTGGGTCACCGGGACCGCTCCCGGCCGTACGACCCCTGTACCGCCCGGGGCACGGGCCGTTCCCGTGCACAGCGCCGCCTGGTACGAGGCGCTGGCCCGCTCCCGGTGGATCGTCACGGACGACCACCTGCCCGCCTGGTTCGAGCGGCGTCCCGGGCAGACCGTCGTCCAGACCTGGCACGGCACTCCGCTCGGCCGCTTCGGCACCGGCCTGACGGAGACCCTCTACGCCGACCACCAGCATCTCGCCACCCTGGCCCACCGATCGGCCCAGTGGTCGGTACTGGTCTCCCCGAGCCGCTTCGCCACCCCGTTGCTGCGCAGGTCACTGGCGTACGAGGGTGATGTGCTGGAGGCCGGATCGCCCGCCAACGACGTGCTGTGCGCGCCCGACCGGGACAAGGCGGCCGAAGAGATCCGGCGCACGCTCGGCGTACCGGAGGACCACCGTGTCGTCCTGTACGCGCCGACCTACCGCGACCACCTGGCCCATCCCCCGTCCGCCGTCCCCCACTCCCCCGACCGCACGGCCCCCGGCCCGTACCGCTGGGATCCGGCGCTGGACCTGCCCGCCCTCGCCCGCTCGCTGGGCCCCGGCCATACGGTGCTGGTGCGGCGGCACCCCCGGGTCACGGGCAGCATCGCGGAAGGTCCCGGCGTCCTCGACGTCTCCCGCCACCCGGGGGCGGCCGAGCTGCTGCTGATCGCGGACGTGCTGGTCACCGACTACGCGGGGCTGATGTTCGACTTCGCGCTGACGGGCCGCCCGATGCTCTTCCACACGTACGACCTGGAGCACTACCGCGACACCGTGCGCGGCTTCTGCCTGGACTTCGAGACCCGGGCGCCCGGTCCGCTGCTGGTCACCACGGACGAGGTGGCGCAGGCGCTGCGCGGCCTCGGGGCGCTGGCCGCCCGGCACGCCGACGCGTACGAGAGCTTCCGCCGCGACCACTGCGACCTCGACGACGGCGGGGCGGCGGGGCGGGTGGCGGACCGGCTGCTGGCGGACCTCGGGTAG